The DNA sequence ACAAAAAATTTTCCTCTCATCGCCATTTagtgtaaaacatgcatgcggcattaCACACCGGTCACCTTGATGCATCAAATGAAGTTCCTTTCGTATACCCAAATTTGCAAGGTCACGGCGAGAGTTAATATTATCTTTACTTTTTCCAGGAATGTTCATTAGGGTGCCGAGTATGTtgtcacaaatatttttttcaatatgcattacgTCAAGATTATGCCGAAGCTGAAGTGAGGACCAATATGGTAAGTTGTAGAAAATGCTTCTCTTGGTCCAATTTAATTCTTCAGCAGTCCGCTTTCTCTTCTTCTGACCTTTGCCAAATTCCACATCCCTAAGAAGACTGAGTTGATGGAGAATATCCAGTCCTGATAATAACCCTGGCGGCATGCGATGATCATCCTTTCCGttgaaacaagattttttcTTTCGCCATACGTGATTTGATGGTAAAAAACGACGATGTCCCATGTAGCAATGCTTACGGCCAAAGGTCAACCACATAGAATCTGTATTAGCATTGCATGAAGGACAAGCCAATTTCCCTTTAGTTGACCAGCCCGATAGGTTTCCATATGCAGGAAAATCGTTTATTGTCCACAATAAAACTGCATGCAATCTAAAAGTTTCCTTCTTGTATGCATCATATGTATGCACCCCATTCTCCCAAAGCTCATTCAATTCATCTACCAAGGGCTGCAAGTATACATCAATCTCATTACCAGGTGATTTTGGGCCAGGAATAATGAGAGACGTGATGAAAAATTGCTCTTTCATGCAGAACCACGGAGGCAAGTTATACGGCAAGAGGATAACGGGCCAGATACTATACGGTTTTGCAAGGTTGTTGAAAGGATTGAAACCATCACTCGCTaaaccaagcctaacattgcgagCATCTGCAGCAAACCAACTATGATCATTATCGAAAGTAGTCCAAACGACTGAATCGGCTGGATGCCTCATAGTTGAACCATCACTAGCTCgttgctctttatgccatctcatatgggcTGAAATCTTAGCTGACATATATAGTCGTTGCAACCTcggcttcaaaggaaaatgacGCAACACCTTCTGAGGGATTAAACGGTTTCTATATGTATTGGGCAACCACCGAGGGGCCTTGCATTTTGGACACTCATtcatatcttcattttccttccaaaataacacGCAATCATTAGGACAAGCATGTATTTTGTGGTATTTGAATCCTAAACCCCGCTTCAATGACCGTGACTCTTCATAAGAACGAGGGAAATGAGCATCTGGAAATGCAGACCTCAACAACTTCAGGAGAAGATCAAAGGACTTTATCGACCAACCACCAATGGATTTAATATGAAGCAACTTCACAATGAAGGAGAGCTTTGAAAACTGTTTACACCCCTGGTAAAGTGGACGTCGTGCGTCATCTAATAGTTtgtcaaatgagaatgaagggGTTGGCTCGCCTATAGGTGGCTGACTTCTAGGTTCGGAAAAATCGTCTAACGTATCCATGAGCGTGCCTTCCCtaatgtcatctaacatctgCTCCATGTCATCAATATGTTCATCTTCATCAGTAGGTGATGAGGACTGATTGTCATCACTAACATCCAGAATCTCGTcttccccatgaaatatccaagGGTTGTAATTTGGATTAATCCCATTTAGGTACAAGTGGGTTTCCACCTCAGGTATAGGGAGGAAGATATTATTATAGCATGAACGACAAGGACAACGGGTGCGGTTAGTGCTCGTTGCGTTCGCGCGAGCTACTGTTAGGAATTGTTCAACCCCTTCAGCATACTCTGTTGACATAAGTCTATCATTCAGGTACATCCAACTTCTGTCCATCTAGTCACACAAAACAGTGATATAATTAGTGCTTCTTCATAACGAGGGCAATGCAGTTAAAGTCATCTACGAAATGCGGTTAATAGCATGTGTAAATCAAAGTTGAAAAGCCGCTGATTTTGAGACGGCCCAAACAATTAAGGGAACAATGAAAGCTCTTTACTTATCGTCAATAAATATTCATAAATCAGCATATATACCATGAACTGGGCAATTGGGAAACTAATATGAATAGTGTAAAAACTATTAGTTTGGAAAAGTCCATATCGAACTATACATTAAATCTGATATTGAATATAGCTGTTTGTTGGGTGAGGTTGTGATGTTATCTATTACAGGATTTCCTTAGGCATGCCAACTAAGAATTAAATCATATAGAAGAAGGTTGAAAATCACCATGTAGCGAATGTTCATGTTTTGGGATACAATGACCTTGCAACATGTTATATGCATGATGTATGCTTTGAAAGCATTCGAAGCCATTGCAAAAGACTTTTATAGGCATATCCGGTGGTTTAAGGGCAATTATTTAGGGGGAAAGGCTAAAGAATGGTAAACTAAATCGGTTGGTATATTCTCCATCCCAagacaaaaatatattaatggaATCTGGTGGGAATGAATATTTAAGGTGCAGAACTTcaagtcattttaatttttttcagttGAAGTACTGCAAGTAGTATGTGTTTAGTAATTCTAGCCTTCATACTAGTTTTgtaaatgcataattaattgGAAAAAGTCAACTAGCCTGATGTGGCTGAATTGTGTCCATCTTGGGAATCGACGAAGAacgtgaaaaaagaaaaagagataaagACATTTCCGACCAATTGCTTCCTCACTAAATATGTAGGAGGCTAAGCATAGAAATTAGCAATCCGGGCTTTTTTCGGAAGTTGTTGTTTCACCTACCTAAACTGAGGCTACTactaaaattttggaaaaagagCTCTGCTCAGTCTTGATAAAAGGCCATTAAAGTGGAAGTGATTAGAAATCCCATGTAATTCATTGATGATAGTAATTCTCTTGAATCTGTTCTGCTTCCCTTGTAAAAAAACATACTTATAACAAGAGTTGAAAATAA is a window from the Carya illinoinensis cultivar Pawnee chromosome 14, C.illinoinensisPawnee_v1, whole genome shotgun sequence genome containing:
- the LOC122293556 gene encoding uncharacterized protein LOC122293556, giving the protein MDRSWMYLNDRLMSTEYAEGVEQFLTVARANATSTNRTRCPCRSCYNNIFLPIPEVETHLYLNGINPNYNPWIFHGEDEILDVSDDNQSSSPTDEDEHIDDMEQMLDDIREGTLMDTLDDFSEPRSQPPIGEPTPSFSFDKLLDDARRPLYQGCKQFSKLSFIVKLLHIKSIGGWSIKSFDLLLKLLRSAFPDAHFPRSYEESRSLKRGLGFKYHKIHACPNDCVLFWKENEDMNECPKCKAPRWLPNTYRNRLIPQKVLRHFPLKPRLQRLYMSAKISAHMRWHKEQRASDGSTMRHPADSVVWTTFDNDHSWFAADARNVRLGLASDGFNPFNNLAKPYSIWPVILLPYNLPPWFCMKEQFFITSLIIPGPKSPGNEIDVYLQPLVDELNELWENGVHTYDAYKKETFRLHAVLLWTINDFPAYGNLSGWSTKGKLACPSCNANTDSMWLTFGRKHCYMGHRRFLPSNHVWRKKKSCFNGKDDHRMPPGLLSGLDILHQLSLLRDVEFGKGQKKRKRTAEELNWTKRSIFYNLPYWSSLQLRHNLDVMHIEKNICDNILGTLMNIPGKSKDNINSRRDLANLGIRKELHLMHQGDRCVMPHACFTLNGDERKIFCEWLADVKFPDGFAANISRCVNVRDCKIVGMKSHDCHVFLQRLLPIAVGGCLRDDVALPLIELSQFFKEICARTLSVDCLSRLESDIVLILCKLEMIFPPSFFDIMVHLALHLPREAMLAGPVQYRWMYPFERFLGRFKRYVKNKARPEGSIAEAYIHRECLTFCSMYLDDIETRFNRPDRNIDAVEDDRIDRFSIFTQKVRTMGVASPIQLDPILLTSACWYVLNNCTEIAAYIDEHYQICKEKNPMHADGTHRVEFPSWFKKRVQTMREDTPTEVVDDLYALACGPESQIRSYAACIVNGKRFHTKHREQRRRIQNSGIFVTGDEQANNLEFYGVLNDVVELHYMGWCRVYLFRCDWFDVGDRRQGV